From Bacillus sp. FSL K6-3431, the proteins below share one genomic window:
- the ytpR gene encoding YtpR family tRNA-binding protein, giving the protein MNVFYNEEGIGDTLIITLKEMENKTFDRKGDVARIYDEETNETGGFNIFNASNYVKVSTKGQVELNEEIVAKINDVLETNGFEEKVEADFTPKFVIGYIKAKEKHPNADKLSVCTVDVGTEELQIVCGAPNVDAGQKVVVAKVGAVMPSGMLIKDAELRGVPSSGMICAARELELPNAPQEKGILVLEDEKYEVGQAFTF; this is encoded by the coding sequence ATGAATGTATTTTATAATGAAGAGGGAATTGGCGATACGCTAATCATTACGTTAAAGGAAATGGAAAATAAAACGTTTGATCGTAAAGGTGATGTAGCTCGTATTTATGATGAAGAAACAAATGAAACTGGTGGCTTCAACATTTTTAATGCATCGAATTATGTAAAAGTTAGTACTAAAGGTCAAGTGGAGTTAAATGAGGAAATCGTTGCGAAAATCAATGATGTGCTTGAAACAAATGGCTTTGAAGAAAAAGTGGAAGCTGATTTTACACCGAAATTTGTTATAGGTTATATTAAAGCAAAAGAAAAGCATCCAAATGCGGATAAATTGAGTGTTTGCACTGTTGATGTAGGTACGGAAGAATTACAAATCGTTTGTGGTGCACCGAATGTGGATGCAGGGCAAAAAGTTGTTGTTGCTAAGGTAGGCGCAGTTATGCCAAGCGGTATGTTGATCAAAGATGCCGAGTTACGTGGTGTACCATCTAGTGGCATGATTTGTGCAGCTCGTGAATTAGAGCTTCCAAACGCCCCACAGGAAAAAGGAATTCTTGTTTTAGAAGATGAGAAATATGAAGTTGGTCAAGCATTTACGTTTTAA